In a genomic window of Infirmifilum sp. NZ:
- a CDS encoding ABC transporter ATP-binding protein, which translates to MSLLEVKDLKVSYRTRRGRLEALSSVSLSVEEGEVMGIVGESGSGKSTLGLTVIRLLPGNAVVEGGSVYFNGIDLLGMREEELRRIRGRVISMVFQDPYASLNPVMRIGEHFVELFTEHGAAGSEEEALRAAGEILERMGVPRERLNDYPHQLSGGQRQRVAIGLALALKPRLVIADEITTALDALVEAQIVELLKEIKSSFKTSMLFITHNMGLVAELADRVAVMYAGKVVESGRVDEVVREPLHPYTRALLSSVPRVGGSKDIKPIPGEPPDMHRPPPGCRFHPRCPFASERCRREEPAVKSLGDRYVACHLW; encoded by the coding sequence ATGAGCCTGCTGGAGGTTAAAGACCTAAAGGTCTCCTACAGGACCCGCAGGGGGAGACTGGAGGCTCTGAGCAGCGTGTCGCTGAGCGTCGAAGAGGGGGAGGTTATGGGGATCGTCGGGGAGAGCGGCTCGGGTAAGAGCACGCTGGGGCTGACGGTGATACGCCTGCTACCGGGGAACGCGGTGGTGGAGGGCGGCTCTGTGTACTTCAACGGGATAGACCTCCTGGGGATGAGGGAGGAGGAACTGAGGAGGATACGCGGGCGGGTGATAAGCATGGTTTTCCAGGACCCCTACGCCAGCCTGAACCCGGTGATGAGGATTGGTGAGCACTTCGTGGAGCTGTTCACGGAGCACGGTGCCGCGGGTAGCGAGGAAGAGGCCCTGCGCGCGGCCGGCGAGATACTCGAGAGGATGGGCGTCCCCAGGGAGAGGCTGAACGACTACCCCCACCAGCTGAGCGGTGGGCAGAGGCAGAGAGTTGCCATCGGCCTTGCTCTAGCCTTGAAGCCTCGGCTGGTCATAGCCGACGAGATAACAACCGCGCTAGACGCCCTCGTGGAGGCGCAGATCGTGGAGCTTCTGAAGGAGATTAAATCCTCCTTCAAGACCTCAATGCTCTTCATAACGCACAACATGGGCCTCGTCGCCGAGCTGGCTGACCGCGTCGCGGTGATGTACGCTGGCAAGGTTGTGGAGTCCGGCAGGGTCGATGAGGTGGTGAGGGAGCCACTACACCCCTACACGAGGGCCCTCCTTAGCTCTGTGCCGAGAGTGGGCGGCTCAAAGGACATCAAGCCCATACCCGGTGAGCCGCCGGACATGCACCGCCCTCCCCCAGGTTGCCGCTTCCACCCGAGGTGTCCCTTCGCCTCCGAGAGGTGCCGGAGGGAGGAGCCGGCTGTGAAAAGCTTGGGTGATAGGTATGTCGCGTGCCACCTCTGGTAA
- a CDS encoding ABC transporter ATP-binding protein, whose translation MSRATSGKELLRVEDLKVYYPLRRTLGEMLSGKRKYLRAVDGVSFSVMDGEALALVGESGSGKTTVARAILGLVEPTAGRVVYNGYDVTTLRGKELSHFRRSVQMVFQDPSVSLNPRMKVGDQVKFPLDVNRIGSRDERRNLVLEALRRVGLVPPEDFYDRYPHQLSGGQRQRVAIARALVLRPKLLIADEPISNIDVSARAQILSLLRELRGELGLSLIYITHDLSSAWAIADKVAVMYLGKIVEYGGVEEVFGRPLHPYTRALLSAVPQLLPEHRLREKVTLRGEVPNAVNIPSGCRLHPRCPFATQRCRVEEPPFADAGGGHLVACHLHG comes from the coding sequence ATGTCGCGTGCCACCTCTGGTAAGGAGCTACTGAGGGTTGAGGACCTGAAGGTCTACTACCCCCTGAGGAGGACGCTCGGCGAGATGCTCTCGGGGAAGAGGAAGTACCTGAGAGCAGTCGACGGCGTTAGCTTCTCGGTGATGGACGGCGAGGCTCTGGCTCTCGTCGGTGAGAGCGGCTCAGGCAAGACGACTGTGGCAAGAGCCATATTGGGGCTCGTAGAGCCCACGGCCGGGAGGGTCGTCTACAACGGCTATGACGTGACCACGCTTAGAGGCAAGGAACTCTCACACTTCAGGCGCAGCGTGCAGATGGTTTTCCAGGATCCGAGCGTCAGCCTCAACCCCAGGATGAAGGTGGGGGATCAGGTGAAATTCCCGCTGGACGTGAACAGGATCGGAAGCAGGGATGAGCGGAGGAATCTGGTCCTCGAGGCCCTGAGGCGGGTGGGCCTCGTGCCCCCCGAGGACTTCTACGACAGGTACCCCCACCAGCTTAGCGGAGGCCAGAGGCAGAGAGTTGCCATCGCGAGGGCCCTAGTGCTGAGGCCGAAGCTCCTCATCGCCGACGAGCCTATATCCAACATCGACGTCTCCGCTAGGGCCCAGATCCTCTCCCTGCTGAGGGAGCTCCGCGGAGAGCTAGGGCTCTCGCTCATCTACATCACGCACGACCTCTCCTCCGCGTGGGCCATCGCAGACAAAGTTGCGGTCATGTACCTAGGTAAGATCGTGGAGTACGGGGGCGTCGAAGAGGTCTTCGGGAGGCCCTTGCACCCCTACACGAGGGCCCTTCTGAGCGCTGTCCCGCAGCTACTCCCTGAGCACAGGCTCCGGGAAAAGGTGACGCTGAGGGGGGAGGTTCCTAATGCCGTCAACATACCCAGCGGCTGCAGACTACACCCGCGCTGCCCGTTCGCGACGCAGAGGTGCAGGGTAGAGGAGCCCCCGTTCGCCGATGCAGGCGGAGGGCACCTGGTCGCCTGCCACCTTCACGGCTAG
- a CDS encoding NifB/NifX family molybdenum-iron cluster-binding protein, with translation MRVLVPVVKVNDKLFLSPHFGRAPGFAVYEVQGSEIANVQYVDNPYRNPEEHSGHGRMILNLVSSFKPEAVIVRSIGEGAFYRLKSLGARIYRSTDRLADEAVLKLVRNELEELQAPVEEHEH, from the coding sequence GTGCGAGTGCTAGTACCCGTTGTGAAGGTGAACGACAAGCTGTTCCTCTCACCGCACTTCGGCAGAGCCCCCGGCTTCGCGGTTTACGAGGTTCAGGGCAGTGAGATAGCCAATGTGCAATACGTAGACAACCCCTACAGGAACCCAGAGGAGCACTCTGGACACGGTCGCATGATCCTAAACCTTGTCTCTAGCTTTAAGCCTGAAGCTGTCATCGTGAGATCTATCGGAGAGGGGGCGTTCTACAGGCTTAAGTCTCTTGGTGCAAGGATTTACAGGTCGACCGACAGGCTCGCCGACGAGGCCGTTCTCAAGCTGGTGAGAAACGAGCTGGAAGAGCTTCAAGCTCCTGTCGAGGAGCACGAACACTAG
- the bgaS gene encoding beta-galactosidase BgaS: MPKFPSGFRFGFSTVGVQHELGVPGSEFESDWVLWLRDPENIAAGVVSGDDPYSGPGYWGLYKTDHEIASWLGMDAVWITVEWARIFPKSTREVMVKATIEGGRVESVEVDEKALRELDSLANKSALQRYREIIEDWKSRGGYVILNLFHWSLPLWLHDPILVRRLGPDRAPSGWLDTGTVVEFAKFAAYIGEKLGDLADEWYTMNEPTVVARSGYLFVNSGFPPSYLSLEAYGKVKTRLAEAHARAYEALKQATGKRVGIVESVSPVYVQAGDARLADQVLGEQLYVVDAVTRGVLGGERREDLSGRCDWIGLNYYTRVVVTSGEGGRLRFLEGYGYSCEPRGVSKEGRPCSDVGWEVYPEGLVDAGLQVWERYRLPIYITENGVADSEDRLRPAFVLRHLQAVHELIRRGVDVRGYFHWNLTDNLEWSKGFKPRFGLVEVDYASKKRRLRPSALVFREVAVPKELPDLAA; encoded by the coding sequence ATGCCTAAGTTCCCGAGCGGATTCAGGTTCGGGTTCTCGACGGTGGGGGTTCAGCACGAGCTGGGGGTTCCAGGCTCGGAGTTTGAGTCCGACTGGGTGCTCTGGCTCCGAGACCCTGAGAACATAGCCGCTGGTGTAGTCAGCGGTGACGACCCTTACAGTGGGCCCGGCTACTGGGGGCTCTACAAGACAGACCACGAGATAGCCTCGTGGCTTGGCATGGACGCGGTGTGGATCACGGTGGAGTGGGCTAGAATCTTCCCTAAGTCCACGCGGGAGGTGATGGTTAAGGCGACCATAGAGGGTGGCAGGGTTGAGTCGGTCGAGGTCGACGAGAAAGCCCTAAGGGAGCTGGACTCCCTAGCGAACAAGTCAGCGCTGCAGCGATACCGAGAAATTATAGAGGATTGGAAGAGCCGTGGGGGTTACGTTATCCTTAATCTATTCCACTGGAGTCTCCCTCTCTGGCTCCACGACCCGATCCTTGTAAGGCGTCTCGGTCCTGACAGGGCGCCCTCGGGGTGGCTTGACACAGGCACTGTCGTCGAGTTCGCCAAGTTCGCAGCTTACATAGGTGAGAAGCTCGGAGACCTGGCTGACGAGTGGTACACGATGAACGAGCCCACAGTGGTGGCTAGGAGCGGCTACCTCTTCGTGAACAGTGGCTTCCCGCCCAGCTACCTCAGCCTCGAGGCATACGGGAAGGTGAAGACCAGGCTCGCGGAGGCGCACGCCCGGGCCTACGAGGCGCTTAAGCAGGCGACGGGTAAGAGGGTAGGTATCGTTGAGTCCGTGTCCCCGGTGTACGTACAGGCGGGCGACGCCCGGCTAGCTGACCAAGTTCTGGGCGAGCAGCTCTACGTGGTAGACGCTGTCACGAGAGGGGTGCTCGGCGGTGAGCGGCGCGAAGACCTCTCTGGGAGGTGTGACTGGATTGGGCTGAACTACTACACGAGGGTTGTCGTCACATCCGGTGAGGGCGGCAGGCTCAGGTTCTTGGAGGGCTACGGGTACTCGTGCGAGCCCCGGGGAGTTTCTAAGGAAGGGCGGCCATGCAGCGATGTTGGCTGGGAGGTTTACCCCGAGGGGCTAGTGGACGCCGGGCTACAGGTGTGGGAGCGCTACCGTCTCCCGATTTACATCACCGAGAACGGCGTGGCAGACTCGGAGGACAGGCTCAGGCCAGCGTTTGTCCTGCGGCACCTGCAAGCAGTGCACGAGCTGATAAGGAGGGGTGTGGACGTGCGCGGCTACTTCCACTGGAACCTCACCGACAACCTTGAGTGGAGCAAGGGGTTTAAGCCCCGGTTTGGGCTGGTGGAGGTGGACTACGCTTCGAAGAAGAGGAGGCTGAGGCCCAGCGCCCTGGTGTTCAGGGAGGTCGCTGTCCCAAAGGAGCTTCCAGATCTGGCGGCTTGA
- the pcp gene encoding pyroglutamyl-peptidase I, protein MKVLVTGFEPFGGDKVNSSWEAVKLLPDEVGGAPVVKQQLPVSFRRVRELVPSLIEEHSPSLLLLTGQATGISSLHVERVAINVMDARIEDNDGYKPEDEPVVEGAPAAYFATVPVKRAVEAMKSASVPAAVSNSAGTFVCNAAMFTALHHVATRGLKVMVGFVHVPSLPEQALTGNVPSMPPALAARGLEACIRRLIAAFRGEK, encoded by the coding sequence ATGAAAGTCCTCGTTACCGGCTTTGAGCCGTTCGGAGGAGACAAGGTCAACTCTTCCTGGGAGGCCGTGAAGCTCCTCCCGGACGAGGTAGGCGGAGCACCCGTGGTGAAGCAGCAGCTCCCTGTCAGCTTCAGGCGCGTCAGGGAGCTAGTCCCAAGCCTGATAGAGGAGCACAGCCCATCGCTCCTGCTCCTCACAGGGCAGGCTACAGGCATCAGCTCCTTGCATGTCGAGCGGGTTGCGATAAACGTCATGGACGCCAGGATCGAGGACAACGACGGCTACAAGCCTGAGGACGAGCCGGTCGTGGAAGGAGCCCCCGCCGCGTACTTCGCCACCGTGCCCGTGAAGAGGGCCGTTGAAGCCATGAAGAGCGCCTCCGTCCCGGCCGCGGTCTCGAACAGCGCGGGCACGTTCGTCTGCAACGCCGCGATGTTCACAGCACTACACCATGTAGCCACGAGGGGTTTGAAGGTTATGGTGGGCTTCGTGCACGTCCCGAGCCTGCCTGAGCAGGCCTTAACTGGCAACGTTCCTTCAATGCCGCCAGCTCTGGCCGCGAGGGGGCTCGAGGCCTGCATAAGGCGGCTCATCGCCGCCTTTAGGGGCGAGAAGTAG
- a CDS encoding ABC transporter substrate-binding protein, with protein sequence MKLKTPHIIALAVLAVIIAGAVAYLLMPKAPTIKAKDVVVWPKDVLVIGTTDSIQTTLDPAEAYDYLGVNIIQNMGEGLFAYEPGTARLVNKLAVSYTISADRRVWEIKIRRDAKFQDGTPLTAQAVVWSWNRTITLNQDPAFLIADLIEKAEAVSDDTIRVYLKQPFEETYVKSLLATWVAFPVNPKTSPMEVVKPPNTLDMIGPYKLGAWKPGEYIELVANPNYYGDPPKTPRIIIKFYKDAQSLRLAVENGEVDIAFRTLSPADVKDIMAKGQLQVISGPGIAPIRYLVFNTAKEPFNDKRVRQAIAYLIDRNQIVNTVFMGQFAQPLYSMVPIGFLGHKDSFKERYGDRPNIEAARNLLSQAGYSEANPLRIELWYTPVRYTPAEPDIAAIIKQNLEASGMIKVDLKSADWATYRSLFKEEKIACWLLGWFPDFLDSDNYIRPFYHSGANGWLHVNYKNPVIDQLIDQQVLQPTEERIKTLAQIQDIAAEDAPIIPLWQEGQFAVAQKNVEGIVLDYSQIFRYWLIYAEVQG encoded by the coding sequence ATGAAGCTAAAAACACCGCACATAATAGCATTAGCGGTGCTAGCGGTTATCATAGCCGGCGCTGTCGCGTACCTGCTCATGCCTAAGGCTCCGACAATCAAGGCCAAGGACGTCGTGGTCTGGCCCAAGGATGTCCTGGTCATCGGCACCACGGACTCGATACAAACCACCCTTGACCCAGCCGAGGCGTACGACTACCTCGGCGTCAACATAATCCAGAACATGGGCGAGGGGTTGTTCGCCTACGAGCCTGGCACGGCCAGGCTGGTCAACAAGCTCGCGGTGAGCTACACCATTAGCGCCGACCGCAGAGTGTGGGAGATAAAGATCAGGCGGGACGCAAAGTTCCAGGACGGGACCCCGCTGACCGCCCAGGCCGTCGTCTGGTCCTGGAACAGGACGATCACCCTGAACCAGGACCCCGCTTTCCTCATCGCCGACCTGATCGAGAAGGCCGAAGCGGTCTCCGACGACACGATCAGAGTCTACCTCAAGCAGCCCTTCGAGGAGACGTACGTGAAGTCGCTCCTCGCGACCTGGGTCGCGTTCCCCGTTAACCCTAAGACCTCGCCCATGGAGGTGGTGAAGCCGCCCAACACCCTCGACATGATCGGCCCCTACAAGCTCGGGGCCTGGAAACCCGGCGAGTACATCGAGCTCGTAGCTAACCCGAACTACTACGGGGACCCGCCTAAGACCCCAAGGATCATCATCAAGTTCTACAAGGACGCGCAGAGCCTGAGGCTCGCCGTGGAGAACGGCGAAGTCGACATTGCCTTCAGGACTCTCTCCCCCGCCGACGTGAAGGACATAATGGCTAAGGGCCAGCTCCAGGTGATCAGCGGCCCGGGCATCGCGCCGATAAGGTACCTTGTGTTCAACACTGCCAAAGAGCCCTTCAACGACAAGAGGGTGAGGCAAGCCATAGCGTACCTCATCGACAGGAACCAGATAGTCAACACCGTGTTCATGGGGCAGTTCGCGCAGCCGCTCTACAGCATGGTCCCAATAGGCTTCCTCGGCCACAAGGACTCGTTCAAAGAGAGGTACGGTGACAGGCCCAACATCGAGGCCGCTCGAAACCTCCTGTCGCAGGCGGGGTACAGCGAAGCCAACCCGCTCAGGATTGAGCTCTGGTACACCCCAGTCAGGTACACCCCCGCCGAGCCGGACATCGCCGCCATCATCAAGCAGAACCTCGAGGCCAGCGGGATGATTAAAGTCGACCTCAAGAGCGCTGACTGGGCTACGTACAGGAGCCTCTTCAAGGAGGAGAAGATCGCGTGCTGGCTCCTGGGCTGGTTCCCAGACTTCCTCGACTCCGACAACTACATCCGGCCCTTCTACCACTCCGGCGCGAACGGCTGGCTCCACGTCAACTACAAAAACCCGGTGATCGACCAGCTCATCGACCAGCAGGTCCTCCAGCCGACAGAGGAGCGCATAAAGACGCTCGCCCAGATTCAGGACATAGCCGCCGAGGACGCCCCGATAATACCGCTGTGGCAGGAGGGGCAGTTCGCGGTCGCGCAGAAGAACGTCGAGGGGATCGTCCTCGACTACTCGCAGATATTCCGCTACTGGCTTATCTACGCCGAGGTGCAGGGCTAG
- a CDS encoding ABC transporter permease — translation MGLKEYVFSRLLLTPVMVLILLSIVFVLMRVLPGDPVTMLEGKNIPEDVLARRRAELGLNKPLYQQYVDYIYSVFVRFDLGYTALERIPVSYLIATRFPATVELAVASTVVAVAIGVALGVLTARYPSASVKTLVRVYSSIVYSIPVFYIGMLLQLTASKGLGLPTTGRLSPINLLALDSLPYRTGFVVVDSILAGRPDIILDFLAHLTLPALALGLYLSGVFTRVTYLAVEESMSQEYVRAARSRGIREWGVVLRYGLRNAMIPLLTMGGLQVAALLGGAVLTETTFNWDGLGLLVYEGILKRDYAIVQGTVTIYAVIVALVSLLVDIAYAYVDPRVRY, via the coding sequence ATGGGCCTAAAAGAGTACGTTTTTTCCCGCCTACTACTTACGCCTGTTATGGTTCTCATCCTCCTCTCCATAGTCTTCGTGCTGATGCGCGTCCTCCCAGGAGACCCTGTCACGATGCTGGAGGGCAAGAACATACCTGAGGATGTGCTAGCGAGGCGTAGGGCGGAGCTGGGCTTGAACAAGCCCCTCTACCAGCAGTACGTCGACTACATCTACTCGGTTTTCGTTCGGTTTGACTTGGGCTACACGGCGCTCGAGCGGATACCCGTCTCGTACCTGATCGCGACCCGTTTCCCTGCGACAGTGGAGCTCGCAGTCGCCTCCACGGTTGTCGCCGTGGCGATCGGCGTTGCGCTAGGCGTGCTGACGGCAAGGTACCCCTCGGCGTCTGTGAAGACCCTCGTGAGAGTCTACTCGTCGATCGTGTACTCGATACCGGTCTTCTACATCGGCATGCTGCTCCAGCTCACAGCCTCTAAGGGCTTAGGGCTACCGACCACGGGGAGGCTCTCACCCATAAACCTTTTAGCCCTCGACTCCCTGCCCTACAGAACCGGTTTCGTCGTTGTGGACTCGATTCTGGCCGGCCGACCTGACATAATCCTCGACTTCCTGGCTCACTTGACGCTCCCCGCCTTGGCCCTCGGGCTGTACCTCTCCGGCGTCTTCACGCGAGTAACCTACCTGGCCGTCGAGGAGTCAATGTCCCAGGAGTACGTGCGGGCGGCCAGGTCTCGCGGAATAAGGGAGTGGGGTGTCGTGCTGAGGTACGGGTTGAGGAACGCGATGATACCCCTCCTCACCATGGGGGGCCTGCAGGTCGCCGCGTTGCTCGGTGGCGCGGTGCTCACCGAGACCACGTTCAACTGGGACGGTCTCGGCCTCCTCGTCTACGAGGGCATCCTGAAGAGAGACTACGCGATCGTGCAGGGCACGGTAACGATATACGCCGTGATAGTGGCCCTAGTGAGCCTGCTCGTTGACATAGCCTACGCCTACGTTGACCCGAGGGTGAGGTACTAG
- a CDS encoding ABC transporter permease produces the protein MRRPRGFGEWSLLVGGLLTLLFVSPAVAGSLVSFGNATESFVVVDGKRVEVPPLMPPGFVLEVEGRRIVFPMGTDQLGRDVFARVVGGVRFVLTIAFLSTAISAAIGVLLGLLAGYIGGLFDRAVSLVMDSMYALPGLILAIAIAALLGVGVLNISVAIAVVYIPSYYRMVRGVVLSLKSSPFVEAARVAGAGPLAIVTKHILPNTLPAIVSLLPISFADAIITEAGLTFLGLGVEPPTPDWGFDLNKGRQFFLAGYWWIGLFPGLMIILSVLGFLMLGEGLNEILNPRRVEA, from the coding sequence GTGAGGCGGCCCAGAGGCTTCGGGGAGTGGAGCCTGCTAGTCGGAGGCCTGCTGACGTTGCTGTTCGTCTCCCCTGCTGTAGCGGGGTCGCTCGTGTCCTTCGGCAACGCGACCGAAAGCTTCGTGGTCGTGGACGGGAAGAGGGTGGAAGTACCGCCGCTAATGCCCCCTGGCTTCGTGCTCGAGGTTGAGGGGAGGAGGATCGTGTTCCCGATGGGGACGGATCAGCTGGGCAGGGACGTCTTCGCGCGGGTTGTCGGCGGCGTTAGGTTCGTTTTAACGATAGCCTTCCTGTCCACGGCGATCTCCGCTGCGATCGGCGTGCTGCTCGGTCTGCTCGCAGGCTATATAGGCGGGCTCTTCGACCGCGCCGTCAGCCTCGTCATGGACAGCATGTACGCTCTCCCGGGCCTTATCCTGGCAATCGCCATAGCGGCTCTGCTCGGAGTTGGCGTGCTGAACATCTCCGTCGCCATAGCAGTCGTGTACATTCCGAGCTACTATCGGATGGTCAGGGGCGTCGTCCTCTCGCTCAAGTCCTCGCCATTCGTCGAAGCGGCCAGAGTTGCCGGCGCGGGCCCCCTCGCCATCGTCACTAAGCACATACTCCCAAACACCCTGCCCGCCATAGTCTCCCTCCTGCCGATAAGCTTCGCAGACGCGATCATAACGGAGGCCGGCTTGACGTTCCTCGGATTAGGCGTGGAGCCGCCCACCCCCGACTGGGGCTTTGACCTCAACAAGGGGAGGCAGTTTTTCCTGGCAGGCTACTGGTGGATCGGCTTGTTCCCAGGCCTCATGATCATCCTAAGCGTACTAGGCTTCCTGATGCTGGGCGAAGGCCTTAACGAGATCCTGAACCCCAGGAGGGTGGAAGCATGA